Proteins from a genomic interval of Streptomyces sp. NBC_01445:
- a CDS encoding FKBP-type peptidyl-prolyl cis-trans isomerase, whose protein sequence is MSIEKPEIDFPEGQPPADLEIKEIWEGDGAVAKAGDYVKVHYVGVAFSTGEEFDASWNRGNPLEFQLGAGQVITGWDKGIQGMKVGGRRRLTIPAHLAYGERGAGGGVIAPGETLIFVCDLVAV, encoded by the coding sequence GTGAGCATCGAGAAGCCCGAGATCGACTTCCCCGAGGGCCAGCCGCCGGCTGACCTGGAGATCAAGGAGATCTGGGAGGGTGACGGCGCTGTCGCCAAGGCCGGCGACTACGTCAAGGTCCACTACGTGGGCGTGGCCTTCTCCACCGGTGAGGAATTCGACGCCTCCTGGAACCGCGGCAACCCGCTGGAGTTCCAGCTCGGCGCCGGCCAGGTCATCACCGGCTGGGACAAGGGCATCCAGGGCATGAAGGTCGGCGGCCGCCGTCGGCTGACCATCCCCGCCCACCTCGCCTACGGCGAGCGCGGTGCCGGCGGCGGCGTGATCGCCCCCGGCGAGACGCTGATCTTCGTCTGCGACCTGGTCGCGGTCTGA
- a CDS encoding helix-turn-helix transcriptional regulator, whose translation MAIAKAERLMNLALCLLGTGRPLSKRELRGSIEAYLEAGSDDSFNRMFERDKDDLRELGLVIATVESLDGEIGYLARRDSNRLPPVTLDAEEAAALGLAAKVWQQARLAGAASGALQKLRAAGLPEDVDPYEAHSALEPRIPAHEASFEPLMLACRDRRPVVFDYRKATAARPEQRHVEPWALECWRGHWYLAGWDRDRGAERVFRLSRITGKVRSRAGRFTADVPDVVTVRETVASWAGETADRTALIRLRSGSGYPLRAKASAVRDLGDGWDELEIPYGHGLDAWLVEFGPDVVVLEPAELRAEVVDRLRAVAKG comes from the coding sequence ATGGCCATTGCGAAGGCCGAGCGGCTGATGAATCTGGCGCTGTGTCTGCTCGGGACGGGACGCCCGCTCAGCAAGCGTGAGCTGCGCGGTTCCATCGAGGCCTACCTGGAAGCGGGCTCCGACGACAGCTTCAACCGGATGTTCGAGCGGGACAAGGACGACCTGCGCGAGCTCGGCCTGGTCATCGCGACCGTGGAGAGCCTCGACGGCGAGATCGGCTACCTCGCCCGCCGCGACAGCAACCGGCTGCCGCCCGTCACCCTCGACGCCGAGGAAGCCGCAGCGCTCGGCCTCGCCGCGAAGGTCTGGCAGCAGGCCCGCCTCGCCGGCGCCGCCAGCGGAGCCCTGCAGAAACTGCGGGCCGCGGGCCTGCCCGAGGACGTCGACCCTTACGAGGCGCACTCCGCCCTCGAACCACGCATCCCGGCGCACGAGGCGTCGTTCGAGCCGCTGATGCTGGCCTGCCGCGACCGCCGGCCCGTCGTCTTCGACTACCGCAAGGCCACCGCTGCGCGGCCCGAGCAGCGGCATGTCGAGCCGTGGGCGCTCGAATGCTGGCGCGGCCACTGGTATCTCGCCGGCTGGGACCGCGACCGCGGTGCCGAACGCGTCTTCCGGCTCTCCCGCATCACCGGCAAGGTCCGCTCCCGCGCCGGCCGTTTCACCGCAGACGTGCCCGACGTCGTGACCGTCCGCGAGACCGTCGCGAGCTGGGCCGGCGAGACCGCCGACCGCACGGCCCTCATCAGGTTGCGCTCCGGCTCCGGCTATCCGCTGCGCGCCAAGGCCTCGGCCGTACGCGATCTCGGCGACGGCTGGGACGAGCTGGAGATTCCATACGGGCACGGGCTCGACGCCTGGCTGGTCGAGTTCGGACCCGACGTGGTCGTCCTCGAACCCGCCGAGCTGCGGGCCGAGGTCGTCGACCGGCTGCGCGCCGTGGCCAAGGGCTGA
- a CDS encoding helix-turn-helix transcriptional regulator, with protein sequence MATNAIDQTRRMLSLVTYLRERPGARVEDVARAFGITEDELISDLDILPLCGTSFRGGDLLDIDTDGDRIWWHNPDDVAAPLRLAADEATALLVAARAVSTLPGLRESDRLALLRATAKLEAAAGEAAGASARLSVTFESEGGVFADVDRAISERRRLWIRYYSPARDELTEREIDPIRLVSVGHTYVEAWCRRSEARRTFRLDRVAEIRILDEPSAPPQIELRDLSEGLVQPAAEDPEVVVEVGPGGRWVAEYYPHDSAEELADGGLRITLRTPDPSSLKRLALRLGRDGRIVSPVGLAESARQAAGEALAAYDGQG encoded by the coding sequence ATGGCCACGAACGCCATCGACCAGACCCGGCGGATGCTGTCCCTCGTGACGTATCTGCGGGAGCGACCCGGAGCCCGTGTCGAGGATGTCGCCCGCGCCTTCGGGATCACCGAGGACGAGCTGATCTCGGACCTCGACATCCTGCCGCTGTGCGGGACGAGCTTCCGTGGGGGCGACCTCCTCGACATCGACACGGACGGCGACCGCATCTGGTGGCACAACCCGGACGATGTCGCCGCGCCGCTGAGGCTCGCCGCCGACGAGGCGACGGCGCTGCTCGTCGCCGCGCGCGCCGTGTCCACGCTGCCCGGCCTCAGGGAGAGCGACCGGCTCGCGCTCCTTCGGGCCACCGCGAAGCTGGAGGCCGCGGCCGGCGAGGCGGCCGGGGCGAGCGCCCGGCTCTCCGTGACCTTCGAGTCCGAAGGCGGCGTCTTCGCCGACGTCGACCGGGCCATCTCGGAGCGGCGCCGGCTGTGGATCCGCTACTACTCGCCGGCCCGTGACGAGCTCACCGAGCGGGAGATCGACCCCATCCGCCTGGTGAGCGTCGGCCACACCTACGTGGAGGCCTGGTGCCGGCGCTCCGAGGCGCGGCGCACCTTCCGCCTCGACCGGGTCGCCGAGATCCGGATCCTGGACGAGCCGTCCGCGCCGCCGCAGATCGAACTGCGGGACCTGTCCGAGGGGCTCGTGCAGCCCGCGGCCGAGGACCCCGAGGTCGTGGTCGAGGTCGGTCCTGGCGGACGCTGGGTCGCGGAGTACTACCCGCACGACAGCGCCGAGGAGTTGGCGGACGGCGGCCTGCGGATCACGCTGCGCACGCCGGACCCCTCCTCGCTGAAGCGGCTGGCGCTCCGGCTCGGCCGCGACGGGCGCATCGTGTCGCCGGTCGGGCTCGCCGAGAGTGCGCGGCAGGCCGCCGGGGAGGCGCTGGCCGCGTACGACGGGCAGGGGTAG
- the tatA gene encoding Sec-independent protein translocase subunit TatA — protein MFGKIGAPEIILILVVIVLLFGAKKLPDMARSLGKSARILKSEAKAMKSDGQQTAPTDPPKNDEQPPAQRTIKAAPGDVTNARPVTEPTDQTSQR, from the coding sequence ATGTTCGGAAAGATCGGCGCCCCTGAGATCATTCTGATCCTCGTCGTCATCGTCCTGCTGTTCGGCGCGAAGAAGCTTCCCGACATGGCGCGCTCGCTGGGCAAGTCGGCCCGCATCCTCAAGAGCGAGGCCAAGGCGATGAAGTCCGACGGTCAGCAGACCGCGCCCACGGACCCGCCGAAGAACGACGAGCAGCCCCCGGCTCAGCGCACCATCAAGGCCGCCCCCGGCGACGTGACCAACGCGCGCCCGGTCACCGAGCCGACCGACCAGACTTCGCAGCGCTGA